In Cotesia glomerata isolate CgM1 linkage group LG1, MPM_Cglom_v2.3, whole genome shotgun sequence, one genomic interval encodes:
- the LOC123273179 gene encoding putative uncharacterized protein DDB_G0282133, with the protein MGRRKIVRTPAEEEIKRIRREKDRERKRNKRVTQSNKSRNQYDSSHSNNLNSQYINSTIKAVNVRIPENIILPSNVTSYDILNNLINIPSTSRGGSSSSLTVVEKSYSNGKFFSVESSDSPLDSIDNEDINTTTKSSFSGNAEHNCSSLLSAKFILPEISSRSSNTSLPNTSESSHESIDHDYCRPLITDYTSSQNHFDHNYTRTNDESPSNRSSVNQNVNFNKPTNQVNLNNTNNINRISEHYIGEMNVKCKHCNAKHFITEKVANKYNSFNDCCRHGEVNLGPQPDTPELLKSLFSDTHVKSKNFFDCIRNFNSSFSFASFNANLANLSSQRRGPYCFKIQGQIYYKINTSLYPSPNETPSYGQLFIVDSNEAVEYRSERNVNCDVDLLKAIDTTLRQHNIFARSYQMMKDVLKDNSTVDSDGNVIEPELHLMFTLKPGMDARRYNFQRINEVAAVFSTTADGGIPESYVTVQNKTDKSFQTLSSLDPNSEPWVYTLFYPHGNQGWHISIPYRYKTGRCVTRADYYKYTHKMILLK; encoded by the coding sequence ATGGGTCGTAGAAAAATTGTACGTACGCCTGCcgaagaagaaattaaaagaatacGACGAGAAAAAGATAGAGAGCGCAAACGTAACAAACGAGTGACACAAAGTAACAAATCACGTAATCAATACGATTCATCTCATTCGAATAACTTAAATTCtcaatatataaatagtaCTATAAAAGCAGTCAACGTAAGAATACCTGAAAATATAATCCTTCCTTCAAATGTAACATCCtatgatattttaaataacctTATAAATATCCCTTCAACATCCAGAGGAGGATCATCATCGAGTCTTACAGTAGTTGAGAAAAGCTATTCTAATGGCAAGTTTTTTTCTGTAGAATCTTCAGATTCTCCTCTTGATTCTATCGATAATGAAGACATTAATACAACGACCAAATCATCATTTTCAGGAAACGCTGAGCATAATTGTTCGTCTTTATTGTcagcaaaatttattttacctgAAATTTCGTCTCGATCAAGTAATACATCACTTCCTAATACATCCGAGTCATCGCATGAATCAATTGATCATGATTATTGTCGTCCATTGATTACGGACTATACATCGTCACAAAATCATTTCGATCATAATTACACTAGAACTAATGATGAAAGTCCTTCTAATAGATCTTCAGTTAACCAAAacgttaattttaataaacctacaaatcaagtaaatttgAACAACACCAATAACATTAATAGAATTTCAGAACATTACATAGGAGAAATGAATGTAAAATGTAAGCATTGCAATGcaaaacattttattactGAGAAAGTTgcaaataaatacaattcttTTAATGACTGTTGTCGACACGGTGAAGTAAACTTAGGACCTCAACCAGATACtccagaattattaaaatcactaTTTTCAGATACACATGTAAaatctaagaatttttttgactgtaTTCGAAATTTTAATAGTTCGTTCTCTTTCGCGTCTTTTAATGCTAATTTAGCTAATTTGTCGTCTCAAAGACGCGGTCCTTATTGCTTTAAAATACAAGggcaaatatattataaaataaatacatcatTATATCCATCTCCAAATGAGACTCCCAGTTACGGACAACTATTCATTGTAGATTCTAATGAAGCTGTCGAATACAGATCTGAGAGGAATGTTAATTGTGATGTTGATCTTTTGAAAGCAATTGATACTACATTACGACAACATAACATTTTTGCGCGATCGTATCAGATGATGAAAGATGTTTTAAAAGATAATTCTACGGTTGATTCAGATGGCAATGTTATTGAACCTGAATTACATTTAATGTTTACTTTAAAACCTGGCATGGATGCGAGACGTTATAATTTTCAGAGAATTAATGAAGTTGCTGCAGTTTTTTCAACTACGGCAGATGGTGGAATTCCCGAGTCATATGTTACTGTTCAAAATAAAACAGATAAGTCATTTCAAACTTTAAGTAGTCTTGATCCTAATTCGGAGCCTTGGGTCTATACTCTTTTTTATCCACATGGAAATCAAGGATGGCACATATCTATACCCTATAGATACAAAACCGGAAGATGTGTGACTCGCGCGGATTATTATAAGTACACgcataaaatgattttgttgaaataa
- the LOC123273112 gene encoding uncharacterized protein LOC123273112 yields the protein MSLPSFVPYRHDRRLRSGGGVALYVRDDLVSKFVLSSANLEDKHPEYLFIEVCGSSKERIVIGVVYKPPNTGHLDDLEEDLETLVATYRNMIIMGDFNSDLSCSNFNGDQLRRLCVGFNLHIIPYQVTHHLENSDTWIDVCIVNNAAMVLSSEQSAQPFLFDHDLISVTCNYKVEQQRLRSFTYRSWHSIDGNVLARLFDGVNIEDMESQTTVDDTNTWFHQQLRRITDITAPERTIHPRRPPAPWFTSYIRDLQARRDKLYRIFRRNGYAYKEYASVRRLVKQRISEAKKCYFDNQLSSAKNTQAMWNDLRRLGLSSGYSDLNVDVSDIVSRCTGDDNVYFNFSTLDDVTVKKAIMRLTSNSVDPDNFPIKAYKCLISFVLPFVTLLFNNSLNSGVFPNEWKLLRIVPIPKRANAEICADYRPISLTSNLLKALERCVHDQIIKYVTENNFIDEYQIAFREGLNTQTAVIKLCDDIRLAINASKVTVAVFFDLSKAFDSLSCRYLLYADDLVIYLPCYPEQINECVAALNAEIVKILEWCNINYLKLNASKTKAVIFGSRVKVNCNNCKYTDCIRVNDCIIHHDTTIKYLDVLIDSTLIWENQVMSVCNRAMRVLAQLKINNEIFNEKLRIKLVTTLIFPVFDYCCAAYCNITNYSQMRLQRKMNCCVR from the exons ATGTCCTTGCCATCATTTGTACCTTATCGTCATGATCGTCGTCTGCGGAGCGGTGGTGGAGTTGCTCTCTATGTTAGAGATGATCTAGTGTCTAAGTTTGTACTGTCGTCTGCAAATTTGGAAGATAAGCATCCAGAGTATCTGTTTATTGAAGTTTGCGGGTCATCTAAAGAGCGAATCGTAATTGGAGTTGTTTACAAGCCCCCTAATACTGGCCATCTCGACGATTTAGAGGAAGATCTTGAAACTTTGGTTGCAACCTACAGAAACATGATTATTATGGGTGACTTCAACTCTGATTTGAGCTGCAGTAATTTTAACGGTGATCAGCTACGTAGACTATGTGTTGGTTTTAATTTGCATATTATTCCCTATCAAGTGACGCATCACCTGGAAAATTCTGATACCTGGATCGATGTCTGTATCGTCAATAATGCAGCAATGGTCCTGTCTTCTGAGCAGTCTGCCCAACCGTTCCTGTTTGATCATGATTTGATATCTGTTACATGTAACTATAAGGTAGAGCAGCAGAGATTGAGAAGTTTCACGTATCGGAGCTGGCACAGTATTGACGGTAATGTGTTGGCACGGCTGTTTGATGGAGTCAACATTGAAGATATGGAATCACAAACGACTGTGGATGATACGAATACCTGGTTTCATCAGCAACTTCGTCGGATTACTGACATTACTGCTCCTGAAAGAACGATACATCCTCGTCGTCCCCCGGCGCCATGGTTTACTAGTTACATCAGGGATCTTCAAGCTCGTCGTGACAAGCTGTACAGGATCTTCAGGAGAAATGGCTATGCCTATAAGGAGTATGCCAGTGTGCGGCGTTTAGTGAAGCAGCGGATAAGTGAAGCTAAAAAGTGTTACTTTGACAATCAGTTAAGTTCGGCAAAAAATACGCAAGCGATGTGGAATGATCTACGTAGACTTGGCTTG TCGTCTGGCTACTCTGATCTTAATGTTGATGTATCTGACATTGTGTCCCGTTGCACTGGCGATGATAATGTATACTTTAATTTCTCAACACTTGATGATGTTACTGTTAAGAAGGCAATAATGCGACTTACTTCCAACTCTGTAGATCCTGATAATTTCCCAATTAAGGCGTATAAATGCTTAATATCGTTTGTGTTGCCATTTGTTACattgctttttaataattcgttAAATTCTGGCGTCTTTCCTAATGAGTGGAAGTTGTTGCGTATTGTCCCAATACCGAAGAGAGCAAATGCTGAGATATGTGCTGATTACCGACCTATATCGCTGACGAGTAATTTGTTGAAAGCACTTGAAAGATGTGTACATGATCAGATTATTAAGTATGTTACTGAGAACAATTTCATAGATGAGTACCAGATAGCTTTTAGGGAGGGCCTGAATACACAGACTGCTGTAATAAAACTCTGTGATGATATTCGCTTGGCAATAAATGCATCTAAAGTCACTGTAGCTGTTTTCTTTGACCTAAGTAAGGCTTTTGATTCT CTGAGCTGTCGATATTTGCTTTATGCTGATGATTTAGTAATATACTTGCCCTGCTATCCAGAACAGATAAATGAATGTGTTGCTGCCCTGAATGCggaaatagttaaaattttagaatggTGCAATATCAATTACCTTAAGTTAAATGCATCAAAGACAAAAGCTGTGATTTTTGGTAGTAGAGTTAAAGTTAACTGTAATAATTGTAAGTATACTGATTGTATTCGCGTAAATGATTGCATTATTCACCACGATACGACAATTAAGTATCTTGACGTGTTAATTGATAGCACTCTCATCTGGGAAAATCAGGTTATGAGTGTTTGTAATAGGGCAATGCGGGTTCTGGCGCAGTTGaagattaataatgaaatcttCAACGAAAAACTGCGTATAAAGCTTGTCACCACGTTAATATTCCCGGTGTTTGATTATTGTTGTGCGGCTTACTGCAATATTACTAATTACTCGCAAATGCGATTACAGCGCAAAATGAATTGCTGTGTTCGCTAG
- the LOC123273239 gene encoding uncharacterized protein LOC123273239: protein MDADGYPYYRRRDEGIRFTQNSSVFDNRHVVPYNPELLKTFNCHINVEVVCSVRAVKYLFKYVYKGHDKARIEVKGRTPKTREEAHASHDSRDDSNNFNNVSDYDEIRNFVDARYVGPVEAVWRILSKDLQDKSHSIIRLPVHLPNEQSITINDNCTKEELQDALEKKSIPAQVELFHLRLLLIHIKGAKSFEELRTVNGTLYDTFMSTCLAAGLIEDDQEWRRTLNEAIIWMMPRQLRCLFVRMLIHCHPLRPEDLWEEFKGSMSEDYNRRFGAEEGEKKAYIYINSMLNREGYSLSAFPNMIQINEIDDGLLDGELLQTVNANDSHTYYNKLNVRQKEVVNFILSSIKSERLSTSN from the exons ATGGATGCAGATGGTTATCCTTATTATCGCCGCCGAGACGAAGGAATCAGGTTTACACAAAATAGCAGTGTATTTGATAATCGTCATGTTGTACCATACAATcctgaattattaaaaactttcaattGTCACATTAACGTAGAAGTTGTATGCTCAGTGAGagctgttaaatatttatttaaatatgtttATAAAGGCCATGATAAAGCAAGAATAGAAGTAAAGGGAAGAACACCAAAGACTAGAGAAGAAGCTCATGCGTCCCATGATTCTCGAGATGActctaataatttcaataacgTTAGCGATTATGATGAAATACGCAATTTTGTTGATGCTCGCTACGTTGGGCCTGTAGAAGCTGTTTGGCGTATTTTATCAAAAGATCTTCAGGACAAAAGTCATTCCATAATTCGTTTACCAGTACATTTACCAAATGAACAAAGTATTActattaatgataattgtaCTAAAGAAGAACTTCAAGAtgctttagaaaaaaaatccat TCCTGCTCAAGTTGAATTATTTCATctaagattattattaattcacaTCAAAGGTGCAAAAAGTTTCGAAGAACTAAGAACGGTAAATGGAACTCTTTATGATACTTTTATGTCTACATGTTTAGCAGCTGGACTGATAGAAGACGATCAAGAGTGGAGAAGAACATTAAATGAAGCGATAATATGGATGATGCCACGGCAATTACGCTGTTTATTTGTTCGAATGTTGATTCATTGTCATCCACTTCGACCAGAAGATTTATGGGAAGAATTTAAAGGATCTATGTCCGAGGATTATAACAGACGTTTCGGAGCAGAAGAAGGAGAGAAAAAAGCATACATATACATCAATTCTATGTTGAATCGTGAAGGTTACAGTCTTTCGGCGTTTCCCAATatgattcaaataaatgaaattgatGATGGATTATTAGATGGTGAACTATTGCAAACTGTAAACGCGAACGACTCACATACGTATTACAATAAACTTAATGTCCGTCAAAAAGAGGtagtcaattttatattaagcTCAATTAAGAGTGAAAGGCTTTCGACATCTAATTGA